AGCGGGAGGGCCGCGTCAAACTGTCAAAACTGTttggttttgaataactttagttagggttggcATACTGTGAGCAAACTTTGTATGAAAGAAGAGCTTATGTTGATATTCCTTGAGATTGCATTTGGAGCCCCtagggccaaggtcaaggtcactgttacttaaaattgaacagttgaaactgaatcgcACAACGAAGGCTAAAGTTCTTatgtcaattattgaaaacttggtttcgtcgcattccggccttttttctttactttttatattgaCTTTTTGTTGCCGTTGACAGGCAAAAATTACATCATTATTAtactttctaagacaaagcggcgtaTTGTTGAGCGCACTGTCCTACGACAACTCTTGTTTATTATACAATCAAATCAATTGCTCTTCAAAGACTTTCAGATGCAATTTCTTGCAAATGAAGTCAAGGCCAGCTTGAACTTCTTAGGTATTTAATTCAGTGTTCTGATGCTCCAAATACATAGAAGCTAAACCAACCAAGCATTAACAATTACTGTTTTCTATACCGCCATGACTTTCGAACACTACACTCAGCCACTTTGCAAACGCTGCGATCTCATGATAACTGTTTATGGCATCCAATATATCAATCTCTTCTCCATCGATGACGAGTTCACGCTTGACATCGGCTATCAGATTCTTTGACGCTGATTTAATGTCAAATGCTTTTATACGACTCTTTACATTATCAGTTCCTATACTTGTTAGTTTTGGAATCATATCTTCCCAGAATCGAACGTTCTCTTTGTTATCTCCTAACAGCAGTAACGTTGCacgcataatttgaacaactttcgGACTAGGATTTTTCAGACTCCGTAGCTGGGCTACGACGTTGTTGTCTATTTGAGGTATCTTGTCTTTATAAAGCTCAAGTTTGTGTGCACGTAATGCTTTTAAATATAAGGGATTCACATCCGGATTGTTCTGGAGACACGTGTTTTTCGTAAACGTGATTGCATGTTGTAGGTCAATCAGACTTGCCTCAGACGCGAGGGCATTCGTTAGCGCTTCTATAACAGCGTCTATTTTTTCTCGAAGCATATCCTTGACATCAACAACATTAACATGGTAAATTGCTATCCAGTCAAATTTCTGCGTTTCAGTTTTTCCAACGATTTCAAGTTTGTATTTTCCACGCTGAGAAAATATTGCTTCAACTGTAAGCAGTTTTGAAGTGTTTGGATTCGCCTTGTTACCTGGCTGATTTTGATCTTTCactaaacacaatatatatgctATATCTCTGTCCCTAATTGGATCTATAAATTTCCACTTATGCTCAACGACTACATATCTGTGAACTACGCACTCGAATGATTGTCCATCAATGCCGGGATTAAGTCCGAAGTCTATTTCAATACTTCCCGTTTCAGTTTTAATTTGTCCATTCTCTTCAGATACAGACATTATTTGCAGTTCGAAGAACCTCCTCTTCAAATATGCCTGTTTTTCGAAGTCGGCTTTTGAAACTGGTTTCTCAAGGAGTTGCCATTCCTCAACATCTGGAAAGTGGGAGAATATTAAATCTTGCGGACGCGGAAACAGATACCACCAGTCTACGGACTGACTTTGCCCACCATGTTCAGTTGCGACTCCCCAGAAAGGGTCAACAAAGCTCCATCCATTGTCAACCAGGACCGCGTTCCATTCTCGAAGATGCTTACTAGATAACTGGTCACATGGCTCATATTTTCCTCCTTTAACATGACCTCGCACGATCACACAGGGGATTTTTGCGAAAGAGCAGAGGAGCGCAAATACCACCGCGTATGTGTTACGCTTTAGTTTAAGTTGTCGAAGTTGGAAGGCTACAGATAATGTGTCAATTGAAGGCGGGAGCTCCAATTTCTTGATATCTTTGGAAACAAGCCAGTAAAATAGTATTGTTACCTTGTCTGCTTTGTTTAGCGTTGTTCCTTGTTGTGTATTAATACAAGCGCTCATCAAATGGTCAACTAAGTTGGGCAGACGTATTGACATGTCAGTTGTAATATTGTCGACTCTTTCCTTGACCCATTTTTTCTGTTTGCTAGTGACATCTACAGGTTGGGGCGGACACGGGTGCTCAAGTTCTTCGAGTTCGCTCTCATTTGTTGTATACACATGAAAGTCTGGATTGTAGTAGAGCttgttggtatattttgttggaCAATATGTTATCATCATCCAGGGGGTCTGTTGTTTCTGTTCCAGTGTGGTGCTGGCAATCGACTGATTCGTACCCATGCTAGTATAGTATTCTGAATACGGCGATCTGAAAGGTGGCCAGGCTCAACGCACAAGGGAAACGCTGGCATTGGATTCCGCTTAACTTGAAGTATTTTGTTCGATTACTATCTATCCCTCCAGCAAAAAGTAGTGCATATATCTGCAAAAATAAAAGACCATCGTTTAGTCCTAgtccattaaagctgcactctcacagattggccgttttgagaacttttttattatttgtcttaaaatgagccGATTTGtgcgaaaatatctgcaaaaaagtgttaaagactgctgacaaaagatcagatcgcatatattcctatttccattcgaaaatttatgttttatggcttaaactgttactaacggtttaagaaaaatgcataaatcatcaatttttgaactttaattaaaaaatatgcgacctaattttttgtcagcagtattatataactggttttcatgcattttcgcaaatattttctctttccaagacaaaaaattaaaaagttgtcaagacgttcaatctgtgagagtgcagctttaagtgttaGAGTTTATGCCTCTGCCAATGGGATCGCCTGAAGGATTTGATTAATTAAAAGAACTTTAACAACCAAAGAAAATCCAACGTTGTTCTACCATTTACAATTAAAGTTAAACTGTTGCATTCTAAAAAGTATATGGTATATCAGTATATTATCTTGACACGCCATGATAACTATTATGGGATGTACAGGGTTAATAcaatatgcactcttactcccaaataagatttaccacaattaataaaatagttttaatataccaaaaaaggatgtataaatgtcgaaaacaatggttcttatgaaggtttccaagttaagtttgaaagaaaggtgcagacaacatggtatttctaccttatgggactaaagtagatcacagtaaatctcttagcactcaccaatcagttaatatttgtttgcgtgttcagctattgcatacacggttacaaacttgttatcagtaattaatattttccataaatgaattatttaataagtagttaaaggtttatcactcaaaatgtatgtttgttatacatgtgtatgtattgattttaaataagagtgtcataaATACATCATCCCTTAAACTATTTCTTCAaactatttaacatatatatatatatatatatatatatatatatatatatatatatatattttttttttttattctgaaataacattaaattctTAATGTAACTTACTCGATATCACAAGTACTCCGTGTTATGaactgtatttaatatatagCAAAATACAGTCAGGATTTAATCAATTCTACTGCAAATCGAACTCACGCACCATTCAATAAACAGTTTATTTGTTTAGGAAGTTTCTATACATAAActattgatttaaaattgtaaagATCTTATTTAGAAACTAGGAGACAAAGAAGATATTCGATATGTATCGTTCATTGAGGAAGTTAACTGaacattcattttgaatggGTTATCTATTTATTATCATCGATTATAGACTCGTAAAGATAAAGGTAATAAGGAAAAGCAAAGGGGAGCTActccaaaagaaaaatacatatattttgacaaactcctacgcagtgatctcccctggcACCCAGAATAGATCTCTGCAACCATGAGCGGAGGgcccaatgtaaaaaaatgcggAATGTTTTGTCAGACACAtgtccagtgtgtgtataccacgtgataaattgcgccataaatgctacgtcggaagccaatattttgcttcgaatgaagactttaaacaaaggtaacttcactatttcttcaccgttttaaatgaaacgtaGTCTTCGCCGCTttcagagccccgccttcggtcttttacctgaggttgattgagagtttagtgtCTTAAAAAcatcgacaaaccttttcacaatacggccgtctgacggagcactgtcaaaaccttattttggaaacatgtttgtcgaagtgtttgatgaaacttatcgccttatcaaactccggttataaaacaaaggtggggctTTTTAAGACACATAGACTGTccgttgtttcatttaaagctgcactctcacagatataccatttttacaacttttttattttttgacttggaaagaggaaatttttgcattaaattctgcaaaccaatgataaaagattgctgacaaaaaatcagatcgtagtttttcatatttcctttcgaaaattaatgttttatggcgtttaggaaaaatgcataaaacatcaatttttgaacttaaatataaaaatttgcgatctattttttttgtcagcagacttgtataaatggtttccatggaatttcgcaaatattggctcgttcgaagacaaaaaataaaaaagttgtcaaaacggtaaatctgtgagagtgcagctttaaaatggtgtagttaaagaaaagttatctttgttttaagtcctcattttaggcaaaatgttgccctccgacgtagcatatatgacgtatctatcacgtgatatacacacactgtgtctAGTGCGGAACTAAAAGGCTGATTCTATGGgttttgttgtattttcgaaggATATTTTGACCGGATAAGTTGGTTTATAGTGTTACTGTCAGGCGCgcagctgcctatacgcgagtacgcggctgaatccgcATGAATctgacaaaaaatgaagaaaaaaatcagccaaagttgcagtatgcgtacttgactataTGAACCAAAAACTGTCAATTTCCAGTTCTAAATAAAGCCcatcagaacgcccagaatgcacaatattgcaccatggttttcaaaattttcccaGGGAGCATGGCCACGGACCCCCCTAGTACAATtgtgaatccacatgaatagagggctagctacgccttTGACTGTTATCggaatataaatacgcctacgcGGAGACCAGACGTGTAATGCTCCTTTCGTTTCTAAGCCTTTGTTTCTGTAggcattaacaaaaaaagtttaaatgtaCAAGCTCAAAGatttattgttatcaaattGATAACAGAAAactgcgtgacttgaaactatcatattagtaaaaaaatatcGTTCTTGGACCTATTCTAGCTAAATTATTATCGAGTGCATCGTTTTCTTTACGACGGCTTGTGCACTTAACATGGATACTATATTGCCACTCCGAAAGGTGGACATTAGTGCGGCCTCCTCCTTCGTCGATCAATTCACAGACCTTTCCTTGATGTTGCTCAtttgtcaatataaaacatatgttgtATTACGGACACAACTCAAACACAACGATAGACAATGACTTAAATTGCATTATTTCCCTTTAATAGTTAACAATATTGCATGCattgtgtattatatatgaTGCTGTACACTTTAATAGCACTTGTTTATCGGACTGCACGTAgtaatcatttaattaaatgtatgtgtatttgtaCATCTCACACCAAACCCAAGgagaacaaaaacatatgaagaTTTAATATCACCGATGTTACGTTTAAGACTCTATTGTCTTAATGTTACGCATTGTAGTTCTGGTTTATTGAATCAGGCTGCAACGaactattatataaaattttatgagTTTGAAGGGAAATGTGAGCAACAAATAACATCAACTTGGGCCCTGTGTCTAGTTGTGAGCAGGTTCATTCTTATATTGATTTGGTGGCTCAATGCTTTAGTTGTAAGGGGTTCCATTGTTAAGTTGATGGTTAATTGCGATATAAATATCTTGGTTCAATGTGATAGTTAGATATGGTTTATAGTAGTTCTATGGAGGTTCATAGCTATAGTTGTGAGGTGGTTCATTGCTGTATTGATATGGTGGTTCATTGTTATAGTTGTGAGGTGGTTCATTGCTGTATTGATATGGTGGTTCATTGTTATAGTTGTGAGGTGGTTCATTGCTGTATTGATATGGTGGTTCATTGCTGTATTGATATGGTGGTTCATTGTTATAGTTGTGAGGTGGTTCATTGCTGTATTGATATGGTGGTTCATTGTTATAGTTGTGAGGTGGTTCATTGCTGTATTGATATGGTGGTTCATTGTTATAGTTGTGAGGTGGTTCATTGCTGTATTGATATGGTGGTTCATTGTTATAGTTGTAAGGTggttcattgttatattgatatggTGGTTCATTGTTATAGTTGTGAGGTGGTTCATTGCTGTATTGATATGGTGGTTCATTGTTATAGTTGTGAGGTGGTTCATTGCTGTATTGATATGGTGGTTCATTGTTACAGTTGTGAGGTGGTTCATTGCTGTATTGATATGGTGGTTCATTGTAACAGTTGTGAGGTGGTTCATTGCTGTATTGATATGGTGGTTCATTGTTACAGTTGTGAGGTGGTTCATTGCTGTATTGATATGGTGGTTCATTGTTATAGTTGTGAGGTGGTTCATTGCTGTATTGATATGGTGGTTCATTGTTATAGTTGTGAGGTGGTTCATTGCTGTATTGATATGGTGGTTCATTGTTATAGTTGTGAGGTGGTTCATTGCTGTATTGATATGGTGGTTCATTGTTATAGTTGTGAGGTGGTTCATTGCTGTATTGATATGGTGGTTCATTGTTATAGTTGTGAGGTGGTTCATTGCTGTATTGATATGGTGGTTCATTGTTATAGTTGTGAGGTGGTTCATTGCTGTATTGATATGGTGGTTCATTGTTACAGTTGTGAGGTGGTTCATTGCTGTATTGATATGGTGGTTCATTGTTACAGTTGTGAGGTGGTTCATTGCTGTATTGATATGGTGGTTCATTGTTACAGTTGTGAGGTGGTTCATTGCTGTATTGATATGGTGGTCCATTGTTACAGTTGTGAGGTGgatcattgttatattgatatggTGGTTCATTGTTATAGTTGTGAGGTGgataatttatatattgataagGTGGTTCATTGTTATAGTTGTAATGTGgataattgttatattgatatggTGGTTCATTGTTATAGTTGTAATGTGgataattgttatattgatatggTGGTTCATTGTTATAGTTGTGAGGTGgataattgttatattgatatggTCGTTCATTGTTATAGTTGTGAGGTGgataattgttatattgatatggtggttcattgttatattgatatggtggttcattgttatattgatatggtggttcattgttatattgatatggAGGTTCATTGTTATAGTTGTGAGGTGgataattgttatattgatatggtcgttcattgttatattgatatggtggttcattgttatattgatatggtggttcattgttatattgatatggTGGTTCATTGTTATAGTTGTAAGGTGgataattgttatattgatatggTGGTTCATTGTTATAGTTGTGAGGTGgataattgttatattgatatggtggttcattgttatatt
The Mya arenaria isolate MELC-2E11 chromosome 12, ASM2691426v1 DNA segment above includes these coding regions:
- the LOC128211168 gene encoding uncharacterized protein LOC128211168, translated to MGTNQSIASTTLEQKQQTPWMMITYCPTKYTNKLYYNPDFHVYTTNESELEELEHPCPPQPVDVTSKQKKWVKERVDNITTDMSIRLPNLVDHLMSACINTQQGTTLNKADKVTILFYWLVSKDIKKLELPPSIDTLSVAFQLRQLKLKRNTYAVVFALLCSFAKIPCVIVRGHVKGGKYEPCDQLSSKHLREWNAVLVDNGWSFVDPFWGVATEHGGQSQSVDWWYLFPRPQDLIFSHFPDVEEWQLLEKPVSKADFEKQAYLKRRFFELQIMSVSEENGQIKTETGSIEIDFGLNPGIDGQSFECVVHRYVVVEHKWKFIDPIRDRDIAYILCLVKDQNQPGNKANPNTSKLLTVEAIFSQRGKYKLEIVGKTETQKFDWIAIYHVNVVDVKDMLREKIDAVIEALTNALASEASLIDLQHAITFTKNTCLQNNPDVNPLYLKALRAHKLELYKDKIPQIDNNVVAQLRSLKNPSPKVVQIMRATLLLLGDNKENVRFWEDMIPKLTSIGTDNVKSRIKAFDIKSASKNLIADVKRELVIDGEEIDILDAINSYHEIAAFAKWLSVVFESHGGIENSNC